In Micromonospora ferruginea, the sequence GGAGACCGCCATCCGTTCGCTGCAGGCCGCGGGCCTCGAGGTCGGGCAGATCTCCGACGTCACGCCGCAGCCGCACAACGGGTGCCGTCCGCCGAAGCGTCGTCGGGTCTGAGAGGTTAGAGAGAGATGGCTCGTTACACCGGTGCTGACTGCCGCCGTTGCCGGCGGGAGAAGATGAAGCTGTTCCTCAAGGGCAGCAAGTGCGATGGCCCGAAGTGCCCGTTCGAGTCCCGGCCGTTCCCGCCCGGACAGCACGGCCGCGGCCGCACCAAGGAGACGGAGTACCTGCTCCAGCTCCGTGAGAAGCAGAAGGCCCGCCGCGTCTACGGCGTGCTCGAGAAGCAGTTCCGCGGCTACTACGAAGAGGCCGTGGGCAAGAAGGCCAAGACGGGCGAGGTTCTGCTGCAGATCCTCGAGTCGCGGCTGGACAACGTGGTCTACCGGGCCGGCTACGCCAAGTCCCGGGACATGGCCCGCCAGCTGGTCAAGCACGGTCACTTCACGGTGAACGGCAAGAAGGTCGACATCCCGTCGTACCGCGTCAAGGAGCACGACATCGTCGAGGTCCGGGGCAAGAGCAAGGAGCTCACCCCGTTCATCGTCGCGCAGGCCGAGGCCGGCTCCAAGACCGTTCCGGCGTGGCTCGAGGCCATCCCCAGCCAGATGAAGGTCCTCGTGCACTCGCTCCCGGCCCGCCAGGTGATCGACACCCAGGTCCAGGAGCAGCTGATCGTCGAGCTCTACTCCAAGTAAGGGCTCGTTGCGGTGGCCCGCCCTCCGGGGCGGGCCACCGGAACAGTTGTGTCGTGGGCGTCAAATAGCGGGCGCCCCGGAAGAGAAGAGAAAAGATGCTCATCAGCCAGCGACCGTCTCTCTCCGAAGAGTCGATCAACGAGACCCGGTCCCGGTTCACCATCGAGCCGCTGGAGCCCGGCTTCGGCTACACGCTCGGCAACTCGCTGCGGCGTACCCTGCTGTCCTCCATCCCCGGTGCGGCGGTCACCTCGATCAAGATCGACGGTGTCCTGCACGAGTTCACCACGATCCCCGGGGTCAAGGAGGACGTGGTCGAGCTCGTCATGAACATCAAGGAGCTGTGCGTCAGCTCCGAGCACGACGAGCCGGTCAGCATGTACCTGCGCAAGCAGGGCCCGGGCGACGTGACCGCCGGTGACATCCAGCCCCCGGCCGGTGTCTCGGTGCACAACCCGGACCTGAAGCTCGCCACCCTCAACGGCAAGGGTCGGCTCGACATGGAGCTGACCGTCGAGCGGGGCCGGGGCTACGTCACGGCGGCGCAGAACAAGCAGGCGGGCGCCGAGATCGGCCGGATCCCGGTCGACTCGATCTACTCGCCGGTGCTCAAGGTGACGTACCGCGTCGAGGCGACCCGTGTCGAGCAGCGGACCGACTTCGACCGGCTGATCATCGACGTCGAGACCAAGCCGTCGATGGGCCCGCGCACCGCGCTGGCCTCCGCCGGCTCGACGCTGGTGGAGCTGTTCGGGCTCGCCCGTGAGCTGGACGAGACCGCCGAGGGCATCGACATCGGGCCGTCCCCGCAGGACGCCCAGCTCGCGGCCGACCTGGCTCTGCCGATCGAGGAGCTGGACCTCACCGTCCGCTCCTACAACTGCCTCAAGCGCGAGGGCATCAACTCCGTTGGTGAGCTGATCGGGCGTACCGAGGCCGACCTTCTCGACATCCGCAACTTCGGTCAGAAGTCGATCGACGAGGTCAAGATGAAGCTCGCCGGGATGGGCCTGGGGCTGAAGGACTCGGCTCCGAACTTCGACCCGGCGCACGTCGTGGACGCCTTCGGCGAGGCCGACTACGACACCGACGACTACCGCGAGACCGAGCAGCTCTAGTCCGCGCTGCCGCCACACCTGAGGAGCACCAAGCATGCCCACGCCCACCAAGGGCCCCCGCCTCGGCGGCAGCCCCGCGCACGAGCGGCTGATGCTGGCCAACCTGGCCACCGCGCTGTTCCAGCACGGCAAGATCCAGACCACCGAGACGAAGGCCCGGCGGCTCCGCCCGCTGGCCGAGCAGCTCATCACCAAGGCCAAGCGTGGCGACCTCGCCTCGCGCCGGCGGGTGGCGGGCGTCGTCAAGGACAAGGACGTGGTCTTCTCCCTGTTCGACCAGATCGCGCCCCGGTACGCCAACCGCAACGGTGGCTACACCCGGATCGTGAAGACCGGTCCGCGCAAGGGTGACGCCGCTCCGATGGCGATCATCGAGCTGGTGGAGGAGCTTCAGGTCGCCGAGCCGAAGGCGAACAAGAAGACCGCCGCTCGCAAGGCCGCCCAGCAGGACAAGGTCGAGGCCCTGGCCCCGGCCGAGGAGGCCCCCAAGTCGACCGCCGGTGACCAGGACGCCGAGGCGCCGGTCTCCGCGTCGGGTGACACCGCCGCCGCCCGCGAGGACAGCGACGAGGCCACCGAGAACGACAAGGCCTGATCGCCTGCAGCATCGTCGGGCCCGGCATCCCCTCGCGGGGTGCCGGGCCCGACGCCGTCAACGGGAGGTACGAGGTGGACGAGCGGACCCGGCTGCGGCTGGACGTCTCGTACGACGGCACCGACTTCTCCGGTTGGGCCCCGCAGCCCACCCGGCGCACGGTGGCCGGGGTGCTCATGGAGGCGCTCGACCTCGTGCTCGGCGCGGGCACGGTCACCGGCCTGACCGTGGCCGGCCGCACCGACGCCGGGGTGCATGCCACCGGGCAGGTCTGCCACCTCGACCTGCCGACCGAGGTGTGGCGCGCGCACGAGGGGCGGCTGCTGCGCCGGCTGGCCCGGCTGCTCCCCACCGACGCCCGGGTACGGGCGATGACCGAGGTGCCGGCCGACTTCGACGCCCGGTTCTCGGCCACCTTCCGGCGCTACGAGTACCGGGTCACCGACGCGCCGTGGGGTGCCGAGCCGCTGCGCCGGCGGGACACGCTGGCCTGGCCGAAGCCGCTGGACCTGGCCGCGCTGAACGAGGCCGCGGCCGGTCTGGTCGGCGAGCACGACTTCGCCGCGTACTGCCGGCGCAAGGAGAACGCCACCACGCTGCGTGAGGTGACCCGGCTCGACTGGCGACGCGACCCGGACGGGATCCTGGTGGCCACGGTGCAGGCCGACGCGTTCTGCCAGAACATGGTCCGCAGCCTGGTCGGCGCCATGCTGGTCGCCGGGGACGGTCGGCGTCCGGTGGCCTGGCCGGCCGGCCTGCTGACCCGCCGGGAACGCTCCAGCGAGGTGACCGTGGCGCCCGCGCACGGGCTGGCCCTGGTCGAGGTCGGATACCCGGCCGACCCGGCCGGGTACGCCCGCCGCGCCGACCTCACCCGCCGGCTCCGGGTGCCGGTCGCCGAGGGCTGAGAGCCCTCCCCGTACCGCAGCGCGGCCCGCCACCGGCGTCGGTGGCGGGCCGTGGTCGTGCTGCGGTCAGTCGTCGTTGTTCTGCTGGCCGGCGCTGTCGTCGGTGGGGCCGCCGGTGGGCTGCGTGGCCGTCCCGCCGGCGGCCCGGCGGTCCAGCACGCCCCGGTTCAGGTGCAGCTCGATGAGGTCGTACATGATCTCGCGGGCGGTCGCGTCGTCGGTCGGGATGCGTTCGCCGTCGGCGCGGGTGACCAGGCAGAAGGCGAGGTAGTGCCCGCGTACCTGCCAGCCGACCCGGGCGGCGGCCTTCTCCACCGCCTCGGTGTCGTCGCCGGCGGCCAGGCCCCGGAACCGGCCCTGCCGGTCGTCGAGCAGCGGTCGGATCCGGTCGCGTACCCGCTGGGTGCTGGCCACGTCGGTCAGGTTGAACAGGCCGGCGGTGAGCAGGTGGTCGCCGTCGGGGGAGCGGAGCGTGCCCCGGACGACCTGGTTGCACCCGAGCCGCACCAGCAGGTCGGCGATCTCGCCGGCGGCCGCGACCGCGCAGTTCGCGCTCGTCTGGGTCTTGAGCACCCGGTAGGCGGGCTTGCCGTCGGTGACCACCAGTTGCTTGCCGGGGAAGAGTTCCTTGACGGTGAGTGGCGCCTGGTCGGTGTCCCGGGAGTCCAGGTCGGACCCGGTCGACGGGGTCGTCTCCGCCGCCGTGGGCTGCGGGGTGGGCTGGCCGGCCGGGGGTGTGGCGGCCCGCTCGTCGAGCAGCGCCGCGACGGCCAGGCCGGTGAGGGAGAGCAGGAGCAGCACGGCGGCGCCGCCGATCAGCGTCTGCCAGACCCGGCCGCCGCGCCGGCCGGCGCGGCGGTTGCGGGACAGCTCGGACACCTCGGCGGTGCGGAAGGTCGGGCCGGCCGGGATGGGCACGGTGGTCCGGGTCGTCGCGGCGGGCACCGGCTGCGGGACGGGTGGCAGGGGTTGCGGCACCGGTGAGGGTTCCCCGGGCGGCGGCGCCGGCCGGCCCGGTGTGGGCGCGGGGGCGGGCGGCGCGGGGGCGGGCGCCCGGCCGTCGTCGAGGGCCGGGCGGGTGGCCCGCGCCGGCGGCAGTGACGGCGTGGGGAAGCGGGAGGGCGACGGCCCGGCCGGGGGCGGCGTCGCGGCCACGGGCCCGGTCGGTGCCGACCCGGGCTCCGGGTACTCCAGGAAGGCGTCCTCATCGGACTCGTACCGGTACACCATGTGGGATAGAGTAAGACCGATTGTCCCTTTCAGGGGGAATATCGGGAAATTCCGGCGGGGTGGCGTCCGCCCGTACCCGCCGTACCGTCGCCCGGCCCGCCGACGGGCGGTGCGAGAATGCCGACGTGACCGGCGACCACTACTTCACCGCTGAACCCACGGCCCCGGCCCGCCCGCGCGAGGTCGAGTTCTCCGTCGCCGGGCGCGACTACGCCCTCGCCTCGGCCGGCGGCGTGTTCTCCGCCGACCGGCTCGACCCCGGCACCGCGGTGCTGCTGCGCAAGGCCGACCTGCCGACCGCCGACGTCGCCGGCCCGCTGCTCGACATCGGCTGCGGATTCGGCCCGATCACCTGCGTGCTGGCCACCGTCGCGCCGGCCGCCACCGTCTGGGCGGTGGACGTCAACGCCCGGGCCCGCGACCTCACCACCGCCAACGCCGCCCGGATCGGCGCCGCCGACCGGGTCCGGGCCGTCGCGCCGGACGACGTGCCGGCGGACGTCACGTTCGCCCAGATCTGGTCGAACCCGCCGATCCACGTCGGCAAGGCGGACCTGCACGACCTGCTGCGGCGCTGGCTGCCCCGGCTCGCCCCGGACGGCGTCGCCTGGCTCGTGGTGGCCCGCCACCTCGGCGGCGACTCGCTGCACCGCTGGCTGGTCGAGCAGGGTTGGCAGGTCGAACGGCAGGCCAGCCAGAAGGGCTTCCGGGTGCTCCGCGTCACCCGGTAATCCGGTGTCGCCGGCACCGCCCGCTCGGGCAGGATGCCGGCGTGGGATACGTGGACGTGGCAGCGGTCGGGCACATCCTCCCGGACGGGCGGGAGCTGTTCGGCGAGGTGTCGTTCCGGGTCGGCGAGGGCGCCAAGGTGGCGCTCGTCGGCCCCAACGGCGCCGGCAAGACGACCCTGCTGCGGATGGTCGCCGGCGACCTGCCGGTGCGCACCGGCGCGATCGCCCGGGCCGGCGGCCTGGGCGTGATGCGGCAGTTCATCGGCATGATCGGCGACGAGTCGACGCTCGCCGACCTGGCCCTGTCGCTCGCCCCGCCGGCCCTGCAGGACGCCGGGCGCCGGCTCGTCGAGACCGAGGCGGCCATGCGGGCGGCCGAGGTCCGCGGCAAGTACAGCACCGCCGCCGGCAAGGCCCAGCTCGCGTACGCCGACGCGCTGGCCGCCTGGGGCGAGAGCGGCGGGTACGACGCCGAGGTGCTCTTCGACACCGTCACCACCATCGTGCTGGACCTGCCGTGGGACGCCGCCCGCGACCGGCCGGTCCGCACCCTCTCCGGCGGCCAGCAGAAACGGTTCGCGCTGGAGCTGCTGCTGCGCGGCCCGGACGAGGTGCTGCTGCTCGACGAGCCGGACAACTTCCTCGACGTACCGGGCAAACGCTGGCTGGAGGCGCGACTACGCGAGTCCGGCAAGTCGGTGCTCTACGTCTCGCACGACCGTGAGCTGCTGGCGCAGACCGCCGACCGGGTGGTCGCCGTCGAGGGCGGCAGCGCCTGGGTGCACCCGGGCGGCTTCGCGAGCTGGCACGAGGCGCGGGTGGCCCGGCACGCCCGCCTCGACGAGCTGCGCCGGCGCTGGGACGAGGAACACCAGAAGCTGCGCGAGCTGATGCTGATGTACAAGCAGAAGGCCGCGTACAACGACGGGCTGGCGTCCCGCTACCAGGCCGCGCAGACCCGGCTGCGCAAGTTCGAGGAGGCCGGGCCGCCGCCCGTACCCCCGAAGGACCAGGACATCCGGATGCGGCTGACCGGCGGGCGGACCGGCAAGCGCGCGGTGATCGCCGAGCAGTTGGAGCTGGACGGCCTGACCTACCCCTTCGACCTGGAGATCTGGTACGGCGACCGGGTCGCGGTGCTCGGCGCGAACGGCACCGGCAAGTCGCACTTCCTGCGCCTGCTCGCCCGCGGCGGCACCGATCCCGACCCGGGCAACACCCCGGTCGACGGCGCCGCCGCGCTCACCCCGGTCACGCACGACGGCGTGGTCCGGCTCGGCGCCCGGGTCCGGCCCGGGCACTTCTCGCAGACCCACGACCGGCCGGAGCTGATGGCGAAGACGCTCGTGGAGATCCTCTGGCGCGGTGACGAGCACCGGACCGGCATGGACCGGCACGCGGCCATGGGGGTGTTGTCCCGCTACGAGCTGGCCGGGCAGGGCGACCAGCGCTTCGGCACGCTCTCCGGCGGCCAGCAGGCCCGCTTCCTGGTGCTGCTGCTGGAGCTGTCCGGTGCCACGCTGCTGCTGCTCGACGAGCCGACCGACAACCTCGACCTGGCCTCCGCCGAGGCGCTGGAGGCCGGCCTGGGCGCGTTCGACGGCACGGTGATCGCGGTGACCCACGACCGCTGGTTCACCCGCACCTTCGACCGGTTCGTGCTGTTCCGCGGCGACGGGGACGTGGTGGAGACGCCGGAACCGGTCTGGGACGTCGGATGATCGACCGGGAGTTGGCCGCCCGGCTCTGCGCCGTCGACGGCGTGGTGGCGGTGGCGCTCGGCGGCAGCCGGGCCCGCGGCGAGCACCGGCCCGACTCCGACTGGGACCTCGGCCTCTACTACCGGGGTACGCCGGACCTGGCCGGGCTGCGCGCGGTCGCCGCCTCGATCGCCGACGAACCGGTCGAGCTGACCGCCCCCGGCGGCTGGGGTCCCTGGGTCGACGGCGGCGGCTGGCTGCGCGTCGGCGGGGCGGCGGTGGACTGGATCTACCGGGACCTCGACCGGGTGCACCGGGTGTGGGCGGAGTGCCGGGCCGGCCGCTACACGGTTGAGGTGCAGGCCGGGCACCCGCTCGGGTTCTACTCCCACGCGTACGCCGGGGAGGTGGCGCTCGGCCGCATCCTCGCCGACCCGACCGGTGAGCTGACCGCGCTGCGCGCCGAGACCGTCGACTACCCGCCCGCGCTCGGTGCGGCGCTGGTCGCCGGCGGCTGGGAGACCGGCCTGCTGCTCGACGGCGCGGCCAAGGGCGCGTCCGGCGGCGACGCCGGCTACGTGGCCGGCTGCCTGTTCCGGGTGGTCGGGGTGCTGGCGCAGGCGCTGCACGGGCGGGCCGGGCGGTGGCTGGTCAACGAGAAGGGCATGCTCGCCTCCGCGGGCCGGCTGCCCGGCGCGCCGCCGGACTTCACCGATCGGGCCCAGGCGCTGCTCGGCGCGGTGGGGCGTACCCCCGCCGAGCTGTCGGCGACGGTGGCCGACGCCCGCGCGCTGGCCGTCGACGTGCTCGGCTGAGGCGCCGCCCGCGTCCGGCGGGCATAGGGTGGATCTCGTGAGTGAGATGACCTATCGCCGACTGGGCGACTCCGGGCTCGTGGTGTCCGTGGTCGGCATCGGCTGCAACAACTTCGGCCGCAAACTCGACCTCGACGGCACCCGGGCGGTGGTGGACGCCGCGCTCGACGCCGGGATCACCTTCTTCGACACCGCCGACATCTACGGCGAACCCCAGGGCGGCTCCGAGGAACTGCTCGGCCAGGCGCTCAAGGGCCGCCGCGACGACGTGGTGCTCGCCACCAAGTTCGGCATGGACATGAACGGGGCGAACGGGCCGGACCACGGCGCCCGGGGCGCCCGCCGCTACATCGCCCGCGCCGTCGAGGCGTCGCTGCGCCGGCTCGGCACCGACCACATCGACCTCTACCAGATGCACGAGCCCGACCCGGGTACGCCCATCGACGAGACGCTCGCCGCGCTGGACGACCTGGTGACCGCCGGCAAGGTGCGCTACCTCGGCAACTCCAACTTCGCCGGCTGGCAGATCGCCGACGCCGACTGGACCGCGTCGTCGCAGGGGCGTACCCGTTTCATCTCCGCGCAGAACCACTACTCGCTGCTGGAGCGGGGCGTGGAGGACGAGGTGATCCCGGCCTGCGAGCGGTTCGGCCTCGGCATGCTGCCGTTCTTCCCGCTCGCCAACGGGCTGCTCACCGGCAAGTACCAGCGCGGTCAGCAGCCCCCCGAGGGCAGCCGGCTCGCTGGCGGCGGCCGGTACGCCGAGCGGCTGGCCGCGGCGCGCTGGGACACCATCGAGGCGATCGAGGCGTACGCGGCCGAGCGCGGGGTGAGCATGCTCCAGGTGGCCATCGGCGGACTGGCCGCCCGGCCCGCGGTGACCTCGGTGATCGCCGGCGCGACCACGCCCGAGCAGGTACGCGCCAACGCCGACGCCGGCACCTGGCAGCCCACCGACGAGGACCAGGACGCCCTCGACGCCCTCCTCTGACTTCTTGGGCGAAGTGTTCGGTGAGCGGTCCGGTGAGTGGAACGCGATGGCTGTCTCCGGACCGGTTTGACGTTCATAGCGTTCCACTCACGGGCGGAGACGCCGGTGGGTGGAACGCTATGAACGTCAGCGAGGTGGGTCGGACTTCCACGGCAACCAGGGTCGTGCTGCCTGGCAAAGCGTCCGGTGATGAGATGCTCCGGTGTGCGTCGGGCCGCCCCGGTCACGCCAGCGCAGGCTGGGGCATGCGACGCCGCGACGCCGTCCAGTTCCGGGGCGAGCCAAGGTCGGCTAGGGCGTGCGCGAGGTCAGCGCGGCCGGGCGGTGATGCGGCGGCGTTCCACGAGGGCCTGGTGCACCAGGGCGACCGTGGCCTCGGGGCGGCGGAGCACGTCGTCGGCGGTGAAGCGGAGCACGATCCAGCCAGCGGAACGGAGCGCGTTGAGGCGCGCCACGTCCCGCCGGAACTGTGCCCGCTCCCGATGCTGGTCGCCGTCGTACTCGACCGCGACGCGCAACGCCGGCCAGGCCAGGTCCACCCGGGCCACGAAGCGCCCGCCGTGGCGCACCTCGTGCTGGGCGGTCAGCGGGCCGAGACCGGCGTCGAGGAGGAGCAGCCGCAGGCGCGTCTCCATGGGGGACTCGCTCGACGGCTCGGCCAACTTCAGCACCTCGCGCAGCAGCGCCGAGCCCGGCCAGCCCGGGCGTTCCGCGGCGTAGGCGCGTAACGCGGCCGGTTCCACCACCCGGCGACGCAGCAGCGCGTCGACGGCGACCACCGCCTCCACCCGGGGGCTGTGGCGACCCAGGTCGAACGCCGTGCGCAGCGTGGTGGTGACCGGCAGCCCGGCGAACCGGGTGCGATCCTCATCGGGCAGCGGTGATCGCACGATCGACAGCCGGGGATGCGGGCGCAGCCGGGCGGTCGTCGGCAGGAGCACCGTCACCGGTTCGTCCCGGGTGAGCAGGTCGACACCGAAAAGCCAGGCGGCGCTGCGGCCGGCCACGGCGGCGCCGGGCGGCAGCCGCAGCGCGACCGCCTCGCACCACATCCGATGGTCGTCGGGGCGGTAGGCGTCGCCGTGCACGTACACGTCCTGCAACAGGCGGACCCACGTCGGCCCGCGCAGCATCGCCCGGGTGAGAAGACCGTCGCGCACCGCGTCGCCGGCGCGGAACGGCACCGACCACAGGCGGCGCGGGACACGGGCGGGTGCGGCCATCCGGTCAGCGTGTCGTGATGCGACAGTCACCCGCCGTCCCGTTCCGTCGAGTGGTGCGGTCGTGGGAAAAACCTCACCCGCTCTTCCGTCCGGCCGGGGGAGCGTCGTACGGTAGGCCGCAAGTGACCCACGGGAGCCCGGTGCGGACCGGGCTGAGAGGGGGGCTGACAGCCCCCGACCGTCGAACCTGATCCGGGTAATGCCGGCGCAGGGAGGAGCGTTGCCGTGCCGTCCCTGGGACGACTGCATCTCATCACCGACACCCGGCCGGGGCGGGACCCGCTCGCCGTGCTGCGCGCCGCCCTGCCGGTGGCCCGCGCGGAACTCGTCGTGCAGGTGCGGGTGGCGGACGACGCCACCGACCGGGAGGCGTACGAGCTGGCCCGGCGGGTGGTCGAGGCGTGCCGGCCGTACGGGGCGCGGTGCCTGGTCAACGACCGGCTGCACGTGGCGCTGGCGGTGGGCGCGGCCGGTGGGCACGTGGGGGCGGACGACCTGCCCGTGGCGGCCGCCCGGCGGGTGCTCGGCGTCGACGCGGTGCTCGGCGCGACCGCCCGGGAGCCGGTCACCGCCCGGGCCGCGGTCGCCGCCGGGGCCGGCTACCTGGGCGTGGGCCCGTGCCACGCCACCACCACGAAGCCGGGCCTGCCCGCGCCGATCGGCCCGGACGGGGTACGCGCGGTGACCGGGGCGGTGACCGTGCCGGTGATCGCCATCGGCGGGGTGACCGCCGCGTCGGTGCCGGCGTTGCGGGCCGCCGGGGCGTACGGGGTGGCGGTGGTCGGCGCGCTGTCCTCGGCGGCCGACCCCGCACGCGCCACCGCCGAGCTGCTCGGGGCGCTGACGTGTTAAGCGGGGCCCCCTCCTCTACCGAAAGCGTTAAGCGGGGGCCCCGCCTTACTCAGGTGGGGGTGGTGGGGGCGGGGGCGGTGGGGCTGGCGGTGGCGTGGCGGTGCGCGCAGCGCGGGCTGCGCGTCAGCGTGTACGACGACCGCCCCGGGTCGGGCGCGTCGCACGTCGCCGCCGGCATGCTCTCCCCGGTCGCCGAGGCGTACTTCGGTGAGCACAAGCTGACCGCGCTGCTCGTCGAGTCGGCGGCCCGCTGGCCGGGCTTCGCCGCCGAGCTGGCCGAGGCGAGCGGCGTCGACCCGGGCTATCGCACCGAGGGCACGCTCGTGGTCGGGCTCACCGCCGACGACCTGGCCGAGGCGGGGCGGCTGTGGTCGTACCAGCAGGGTCTGGGACTGCCGATCACGCCGCTGCGCCCGTCGGCGCTGCGCGACCGCGAGCCGGCGCTGGCCACCCGGGTGCGCGGCGGCGCGGTCGCACCCGGCGACCACCAGGTCGACCCGCGCCGGCTGGTCGCCGCGTTGCGCGTCGCCGCCGAGCGGGCCGGCGTGGTGTTCCGGCCGGCGCGAGTCGGCGCGCTGTCCGAGGTGGACGCGGCGGTCACCGTGGTCGCGGCCGGCTGCGGCGCGGCGGCGCTGACCGGCCTGCCGGTGCGGCCGGTGAAGGGCCAGGTGCTCCGGCTCCGCGCGCCAGGCGGCGGCCCGCCGGGCTTCCGGCACGTGATCCGGGGGTACGCCGACGGCGAGCCGGTCTACCTGGTGCCCCGGGCCGGCGGCGAGGTGGTGGTCGGCGCGACCGTGGAGGAACGCGCGGACACCGAGGTCACCGCCGGCGGCGTGCTGCGGCTGTTGCGTGCCGCCGTCGAGCTGGTCCCGGAGCTGACCGAGTACGAGCTGGTGGAGGCGGTCGCCGGGCTGCGCCCGGCGACGCCGGACAACGCGCCGCTGATCGGGGCGCTGCCCGGCCGGCCCGGCGTGCTCGCCGCCACCGGGCACCACCGGCACGGCATCGTGCTCACCCCGGTCACCGCCGACCTGGTCACCGAGCTGATCGTCACCGGCGAGCCGGATCCGGCGCTCGCCCCGTTCACCCCCGACCGGTTTCCGAAGGAGCCCCGGTGGAACTGATCGTCAACGGCACGGGACGGACGCTGCCCGACGGCGTCACGCTGGCCGAGGTGGTCCGCGCGGTCACCGATCAGCAGCGCGGCCTGGCGGTCGCCGTCAACGGCGAGGTGGTGCCGCGCGGCGGCTGGCCGGTGAGCGTGCTGCGCGACGGCGACCGGGTCGAGGTGCTCAGCGCCGCGCAGGGCGGGTGAGCGGCATGTCCCTGGAGATCGGCGGTGTCGCGTTCGGCTCCCGGCTGGTGCTCGGCACCGGCGGCGCGGCCAACCTGCACGTGTTGGAGGCGGCGATCCGCGCCTCCGGCACCGGGCTGGTGACGCTGGCGCTGCGCCGGGTGGACACCGCACCGGTCGGCGCGGGCGGGCTGCTCGACCTGCTGGACCGCTGCGGCGTACGGCTGCTGCCGAACACGGCGGGCTGCCGGACGGCGGTGGAGGCGGTGAAGACGGCGCACCTGGCCCGGGAGGCGTTCGACACCGACTGGGTGAAGCTGGAGGTGATCGGCGACGAGCGCACGCTCCTGCCCGACGGGGTGGAGCTGCTGCGCGCCGCCGAGGACCTGGTCGCCGACGGGTTCACCGTGCTGCCGTACACGTCGGACGATCCGGTGCTGGCCCGCCGGCTGGCCGACGTCGGCTGCGCGGCGGTGATGCCGGCCGGTTCGCCGATCGGCTCCGGCCTGGGCATCGGCAACCCGCACCACATCCGGCTGATCCGGCAGGCCGTGGACGTGCCGGTGATCCTCGACGCCGGTGTCGGCACCGCCTCCGACGCCGCGCTCGCCATGGAGCTGGGCTGCGACGCGGT encodes:
- the rplQ gene encoding 50S ribosomal protein L17, whose amino-acid sequence is MPTPTKGPRLGGSPAHERLMLANLATALFQHGKIQTTETKARRLRPLAEQLITKAKRGDLASRRRVAGVVKDKDVVFSLFDQIAPRYANRNGGYTRIVKTGPRKGDAAPMAIIELVEELQVAEPKANKKTAARKAAQQDKVEALAPAEEAPKSTAGDQDAEAPVSASGDTAAAREDSDEATENDKA
- a CDS encoding DNA-directed RNA polymerase subunit alpha, producing MLISQRPSLSEESINETRSRFTIEPLEPGFGYTLGNSLRRTLLSSIPGAAVTSIKIDGVLHEFTTIPGVKEDVVELVMNIKELCVSSEHDEPVSMYLRKQGPGDVTAGDIQPPAGVSVHNPDLKLATLNGKGRLDMELTVERGRGYVTAAQNKQAGAEIGRIPVDSIYSPVLKVTYRVEATRVEQRTDFDRLIIDVETKPSMGPRTALASAGSTLVELFGLARELDETAEGIDIGPSPQDAQLAADLALPIEELDLTVRSYNCLKREGINSVGELIGRTEADLLDIRNFGQKSIDEVKMKLAGMGLGLKDSAPNFDPAHVVDAFGEADYDTDDYRETEQL
- the rpsD gene encoding 30S ribosomal protein S4 → MARYTGADCRRCRREKMKLFLKGSKCDGPKCPFESRPFPPGQHGRGRTKETEYLLQLREKQKARRVYGVLEKQFRGYYEEAVGKKAKTGEVLLQILESRLDNVVYRAGYAKSRDMARQLVKHGHFTVNGKKVDIPSYRVKEHDIVEVRGKSKELTPFIVAQAEAGSKTVPAWLEAIPSQMKVLVHSLPARQVIDTQVQEQLIVELYSK
- a CDS encoding ABC-F family ATP-binding cassette domain-containing protein encodes the protein MGYVDVAAVGHILPDGRELFGEVSFRVGEGAKVALVGPNGAGKTTLLRMVAGDLPVRTGAIARAGGLGVMRQFIGMIGDESTLADLALSLAPPALQDAGRRLVETEAAMRAAEVRGKYSTAAGKAQLAYADALAAWGESGGYDAEVLFDTVTTIVLDLPWDAARDRPVRTLSGGQQKRFALELLLRGPDEVLLLDEPDNFLDVPGKRWLEARLRESGKSVLYVSHDRELLAQTADRVVAVEGGSAWVHPGGFASWHEARVARHARLDELRRRWDEEHQKLRELMLMYKQKAAYNDGLASRYQAAQTRLRKFEEAGPPPVPPKDQDIRMRLTGGRTGKRAVIAEQLELDGLTYPFDLEIWYGDRVAVLGANGTGKSHFLRLLARGGTDPDPGNTPVDGAAALTPVTHDGVVRLGARVRPGHFSQTHDRPELMAKTLVEILWRGDEHRTGMDRHAAMGVLSRYELAGQGDQRFGTLSGGQQARFLVLLLELSGATLLLLDEPTDNLDLASAEALEAGLGAFDGTVIAVTHDRWFTRTFDRFVLFRGDGDVVETPEPVWDVG
- a CDS encoding aldo/keto reductase codes for the protein MDLVSEMTYRRLGDSGLVVSVVGIGCNNFGRKLDLDGTRAVVDAALDAGITFFDTADIYGEPQGGSEELLGQALKGRRDDVVLATKFGMDMNGANGPDHGARGARRYIARAVEASLRRLGTDHIDLYQMHEPDPGTPIDETLAALDDLVTAGKVRYLGNSNFAGWQIADADWTASSQGRTRFISAQNHYSLLERGVEDEVIPACERFGLGMLPFFPLANGLLTGKYQRGQQPPEGSRLAGGGRYAERLAAARWDTIEAIEAYAAERGVSMLQVAIGGLAARPAVTSVIAGATTPEQVRANADAGTWQPTDEDQDALDALL
- the truA gene encoding tRNA pseudouridine(38-40) synthase TruA gives rise to the protein MDERTRLRLDVSYDGTDFSGWAPQPTRRTVAGVLMEALDLVLGAGTVTGLTVAGRTDAGVHATGQVCHLDLPTEVWRAHEGRLLRRLARLLPTDARVRAMTEVPADFDARFSATFRRYEYRVTDAPWGAEPLRRRDTLAWPKPLDLAALNEAAAGLVGEHDFAAYCRRKENATTLREVTRLDWRRDPDGILVATVQADAFCQNMVRSLVGAMLVAGDGRRPVAWPAGLLTRRERSSEVTVAPAHGLALVEVGYPADPAGYARRADLTRRLRVPVAEG
- a CDS encoding DUF559 domain-containing protein — protein: MAAPARVPRRLWSVPFRAGDAVRDGLLTRAMLRGPTWVRLLQDVYVHGDAYRPDDHRMWCEAVALRLPPGAAVAGRSAAWLFGVDLLTRDEPVTVLLPTTARLRPHPRLSIVRSPLPDEDRTRFAGLPVTTTLRTAFDLGRHSPRVEAVVAVDALLRRRVVEPAALRAYAAERPGWPGSALLREVLKLAEPSSESPMETRLRLLLLDAGLGPLTAQHEVRHGGRFVARVDLAWPALRVAVEYDGDQHRERAQFRRDVARLNALRSAGWIVLRFTADDVLRRPEATVALVHQALVERRRITARPR
- a CDS encoding class I SAM-dependent methyltransferase, giving the protein MTGDHYFTAEPTAPARPREVEFSVAGRDYALASAGGVFSADRLDPGTAVLLRKADLPTADVAGPLLDIGCGFGPITCVLATVAPAATVWAVDVNARARDLTTANAARIGAADRVRAVAPDDVPADVTFAQIWSNPPIHVGKADLHDLLRRWLPRLAPDGVAWLVVARHLGGDSLHRWLVEQGWQVERQASQKGFRVLRVTR
- a CDS encoding nucleotidyltransferase domain-containing protein; the protein is MIDRELAARLCAVDGVVAVALGGSRARGEHRPDSDWDLGLYYRGTPDLAGLRAVAASIADEPVELTAPGGWGPWVDGGGWLRVGGAAVDWIYRDLDRVHRVWAECRAGRYTVEVQAGHPLGFYSHAYAGEVALGRILADPTGELTALRAETVDYPPALGAALVAGGWETGLLLDGAAKGASGGDAGYVAGCLFRVVGVLAQALHGRAGRWLVNEKGMLASAGRLPGAPPDFTDRAQALLGAVGRTPAELSATVADARALAVDVLG